From Cricetulus griseus strain 17A/GY chromosome 1 unlocalized genomic scaffold, alternate assembly CriGri-PICRH-1.0 chr1_0, whole genome shotgun sequence, a single genomic window includes:
- the Tshb gene encoding thyrotropin subunit beta isoform X2, whose product MPLILTLRRQSMSAIVLLSVLFALAYGQAASYCIPTEYTMYVDRRECAYCLTINTTICAGYCMTRDINGKLFLPKSALSQDVCTYRDFIYRTVEIPGCPHHVAPYFSYPVAMSCKCGKCNTDYSDCIHEAVKTNYCTKPQTFYLGGFSV is encoded by the exons atgcctttaatcctaacactcaggaggcagag CATGAGTGCTATAGTCCTGCTCTCCGTGCTTTTTGCTCTTGCATATGGACAAGCAGCATCTTATTGCATTCCAACTGAATATACAATGTACGTGGATAGGAGAGAGTGTGCCTATTGCCTAACCATCAACACCACCATCTGTGCCGGGTATTGTATGACACGG GATATCAATGGCAAGCTGTTTCTTCCCAAATCTGCCCTCTCCCAGGATGTTTGTACATACAGAGACTTCATCTACAGAACTGTGGAAATACCAGGATGCCCACACCATGTTGCTCCTTATTTCTCCTACCCTGTTGCCATGAGCTGCAAGTGTGGCAAGTGTAATACTGACTATAGTGACTGTATTCATGAGGCTGTCAAGACCAACTACTGCACCAAGCCACAGACATTCTATCTGGGGGGATTTTCAGTCTAA